A window of the Nocardia sp. NBC_01329 genome harbors these coding sequences:
- the sucB gene encoding 2-oxoglutarate dehydrogenase, E2 component, dihydrolipoamide succinyltransferase, giving the protein MAFSVQMPALGESVTEGTVTRWLKQEGDTVEVDEPLLEVSTDKVDTEIPSPAAGVLTKIVAKEDDIVEVGGELGVIGDAGEAPAPAPAPEPAAAEPAPAPAEPAQEAAPAPAPAPAQSSAPAADSAASGTSVKMPELGESVTEGTVTRWLKAIGDEVAIDEPLLEVSTDKVDTEIPSPVAGTLLEITADEDDVVEVGGQLGVIGSGAPASGSAPAPAPAPEPAPAPTPAPAPAPAPAPAPAPAPAAAPAPAPAAQAPAPSAAANGATPYVTPLVRKLAEENGVDLTSVSGSGVGGRIRKQDVLAAAESKQTPAAAPAATAPAAAPAKAAPAPSPALAALRGTTKKANRIRQITATKTLESLQTTAQLTQVHEADVTKIAALRKKAKADFAKREGVNLTFLPFFAKAVVEALGVHPNVNASYDMNSKEITYHASVHLGIAVDTEQGLLSPVIHNASDLSLAGLARAISDIANRARTGGLKPDELAGGTFTITNIGSQGALFDTPILLPPQAGMLGTGAIVKRPTVVTDESGSEFIGVRSMCYLPLTYDHRLIDGADAGRFLTTIRHRLEEAAFEADLGL; this is encoded by the coding sequence ATGGCCTTCTCCGTCCAGATGCCCGCTCTTGGTGAGAGCGTCACCGAGGGAACGGTGACACGGTGGCTGAAGCAGGAAGGAGACACGGTCGAGGTCGACGAGCCGCTGCTCGAGGTCTCCACCGACAAGGTCGACACCGAGATCCCGTCCCCCGCGGCGGGTGTGTTGACGAAGATCGTCGCCAAGGAAGACGACATCGTCGAGGTTGGTGGCGAACTGGGTGTCATCGGTGACGCCGGCGAGGCCCCCGCGCCCGCCCCGGCTCCCGAACCGGCTGCCGCCGAACCCGCGCCCGCGCCCGCCGAACCCGCGCAGGAAGCCGCTCCGGCTCCGGCTCCGGCGCCCGCGCAGTCCTCCGCCCCCGCCGCAGACTCCGCGGCATCCGGCACTTCGGTGAAGATGCCGGAACTCGGCGAATCGGTCACCGAGGGCACCGTGACCCGCTGGCTGAAGGCGATCGGCGACGAGGTCGCGATCGACGAGCCGCTGCTCGAGGTCTCCACCGACAAGGTCGACACCGAGATCCCGTCCCCCGTCGCGGGCACCCTGCTGGAGATCACCGCCGACGAAGACGATGTGGTCGAGGTCGGCGGTCAGCTCGGGGTCATCGGCTCCGGCGCTCCCGCGAGCGGATCGGCTCCGGCCCCCGCACCGGCTCCCGAGCCTGCACCGGCACCCACTCCGGCTCCCGCACCCGCTCCGGCTCCCGCACCCGCACCTGCACCGGCTCCCGCCGCCGCACCGGCTCCCGCCCCTGCCGCCCAAGCTCCCGCGCCGTCCGCCGCTGCCAACGGCGCGACCCCGTACGTCACCCCGCTGGTCCGCAAACTGGCCGAGGAGAACGGCGTCGACCTGACGTCTGTCTCCGGTTCGGGCGTCGGCGGCCGGATCCGCAAGCAGGACGTGCTCGCCGCGGCCGAGTCCAAGCAGACTCCGGCGGCGGCACCGGCGGCCACCGCTCCCGCCGCGGCACCGGCCAAGGCGGCCCCGGCCCCCAGCCCCGCGCTGGCGGCGCTGCGTGGTACCACGAAGAAGGCCAATCGGATCCGGCAGATCACCGCGACCAAGACCCTGGAATCGCTGCAGACCACCGCGCAGCTGACCCAGGTGCACGAGGCCGATGTCACCAAGATCGCCGCGCTGCGCAAGAAGGCCAAGGCCGATTTCGCCAAGCGCGAGGGCGTGAATCTGACCTTCCTGCCGTTCTTCGCCAAGGCCGTGGTGGAGGCGCTCGGGGTGCACCCGAACGTCAACGCCAGCTACGACATGAACAGCAAGGAGATCACCTACCACGCGTCGGTGCACCTGGGTATCGCGGTGGACACCGAGCAGGGTCTGCTCTCCCCGGTGATCCACAACGCCAGCGATCTGTCGCTGGCCGGTCTGGCGCGCGCCATCTCCGATATCGCGAACCGGGCCCGCACCGGCGGCCTGAAGCCCGACGAGCTGGCCGGCGGCACCTTCACCATCACCAATATCGGTAGCCAGGGCGCGCTGTTCGACACCCCGATCCTGCTGCCGCCGCAGGCGGGGATGCTGGGCACGGGCGCCATCGTCAAGCGCCCGACCGTGGTCACCGACGAGTCCGGTAGCGAGTTCATCGGCGTCCGGTCGATGTGCTACCTGCCGCTGACCTACGATCACCGCCTCATCGACGGAGCGGACGCCGGCCGGTTCCTCACGACCATCCGGCACCGCCTGGAAGAGGCGGCGTTCGAGGCCGATCTCGGCCTGTAA
- a CDS encoding TIGR01777 family oxidoreductase: MSVVVAGSSGLIGTALVAALRRDGEQVIRLVRRPAAAPDERRWDPAHAELDPRILDGVDAVVNLCGAGIGDKRWTGAYKQLLRDSRITPTDVLATAVARAGVPTLVNASGVHYYGDTGDRAVDESGPVGTGFLPTLCLDWEAATHAATEAGTRTVLLRSAVVLTASGGLLPQLKTLFLLGLGGRLGSGRQYQPWISLDDEIGAIRHALTDESVRGPLNAVGPAPVTNAAFTRALGKALHRPTPMFVPGIGLRLVIGEFADEAILHSPRALPRVLEETGYEFRHATVGAALSAAVGR; the protein is encoded by the coding sequence ATGTCGGTTGTGGTGGCCGGTTCGTCCGGACTGATCGGAACTGCGCTCGTCGCGGCGTTGCGCCGTGACGGGGAACAGGTGATCCGGCTGGTCCGGCGACCGGCCGCCGCGCCGGACGAACGTCGCTGGGATCCCGCACACGCCGAACTCGACCCCAGGATCCTCGACGGGGTCGACGCGGTGGTGAACCTGTGCGGGGCCGGTATCGGTGACAAACGCTGGACCGGCGCGTACAAACAGTTGCTCCGGGACAGTCGGATCACGCCCACCGATGTCCTCGCGACAGCGGTGGCCCGGGCCGGGGTACCGACACTGGTCAATGCCAGTGGAGTCCACTACTACGGTGATACCGGCGATCGCGCGGTCGACGAGAGCGGGCCCGTGGGCACCGGTTTCCTGCCCACGCTGTGTCTCGACTGGGAGGCGGCGACCCATGCCGCGACCGAGGCCGGGACCCGCACGGTACTACTGCGCAGCGCTGTGGTGCTGACCGCGTCCGGCGGACTGCTACCACAACTGAAGACCCTCTTCCTGTTGGGTCTCGGCGGCCGGTTGGGCAGCGGCCGTCAGTATCAACCGTGGATTTCCCTCGACGACGAGATCGGGGCGATCCGGCACGCCCTCACCGACGAATCGGTGCGGGGCCCGCTCAATGCCGTGGGCCCCGCCCCGGTCACCAATGCCGCGTTCACCCGTGCGCTCGGGAAGGCACTGCACCGGCCGACACCGATGTTCGTCCCGGGTATCGGCCTGCGCCTGGTGATCGGCGAGTTCGCCGACGAAGCGATCCTGCACAGTCCCCGCGCCCTGCCACGGGTGCTCGAGGAGACAGGGTACGAGTTCCGTCACGCCACCGTCGGCGCGGCGCTGTCGGCCGCGGTGGGGCGATGA
- a CDS encoding GNAT family N-acetyltransferase encodes MTDSTTAVRDARTCDLPAILEIHNRAIAETTAIWDDEPVGLDERIAWFRNRTEHNRPVVVAEVGGELAGYASYGPWRPKSGYRHTVENSVYIADRFQRRGIGAALLAELVARAEKAGDIHAMIAAVESSNTGSIALHERFGFRTVGVLPEVGRKFGRWMDLTLMQLTVEVSVTS; translated from the coding sequence ATGACCGATTCCACGACAGCGGTCCGGGACGCCCGGACCTGCGATCTGCCCGCGATCCTGGAGATCCACAACCGCGCCATCGCCGAGACCACGGCCATCTGGGACGACGAACCCGTGGGACTCGACGAGCGAATCGCCTGGTTCCGAAACCGCACCGAGCACAACCGGCCCGTGGTGGTCGCCGAAGTGGGTGGGGAACTGGCCGGATACGCCAGTTACGGGCCGTGGCGGCCCAAGTCCGGCTATCGCCATACCGTGGAGAACTCCGTCTATATCGCCGACCGATTCCAGCGGCGCGGTATCGGCGCGGCCCTGCTGGCCGAGTTGGTCGCCCGCGCCGAGAAAGCCGGTGATATCCACGCCATGATCGCGGCCGTCGAATCGAGCAACACCGGTTCGATCGCCCTGCACGAACGGTTCGGCTTCCGCACGGTAGGCGTACTACCGGAAGTGGGGCGCAAGTTCGGCCGCTGGATGGATCTGACGCTGATGCAGCTCACTGTGGAGGTGAGCGTAACGTCATGA
- the lipB gene encoding lipoyl(octanoyl) transferase LipB: MNVNNTRTATRSARYDSTPVDVRELGLIDYQQAWDLQREIAARRADGAGADTLLLLEHPSVYTAGRRTEEADRPADGSPVIDVDRGGKITWHGPGQLVGYPIIRLAEPLDVVDYVRRLEQALIRTVTDLGVECGRVPGRSGVWLPAAGLLPERKIASIGIRVQRGVTLHGISLNCDPDLGAFGAIVPCGIRDVGSTSLSQELGREVTVAEVTPRIAESVPAALNGEIPVTEHDIPRAATPADADHAAATAARDPKGATA, translated from the coding sequence ATGAATGTGAACAACACCCGCACCGCAACCCGGTCGGCTCGCTACGACAGCACCCCCGTCGACGTGCGAGAACTGGGTCTCATCGACTACCAGCAGGCGTGGGATCTGCAACGTGAGATCGCCGCCCGGCGCGCGGACGGCGCCGGCGCCGACACCCTGCTGCTCCTGGAACACCCCTCCGTCTACACCGCGGGCCGCCGTACCGAGGAGGCCGACCGGCCGGCCGACGGCAGCCCCGTGATCGATGTGGACCGGGGCGGCAAGATCACCTGGCACGGTCCGGGCCAGCTGGTCGGCTATCCCATCATCCGGCTCGCCGAACCCCTCGACGTGGTCGACTACGTCCGGCGGCTCGAGCAGGCGCTGATCCGGACGGTCACCGATCTGGGCGTCGAATGCGGCCGGGTCCCGGGTCGTTCCGGTGTCTGGCTGCCCGCCGCCGGTCTGCTGCCGGAACGCAAGATCGCCTCGATCGGGATCCGGGTGCAACGCGGGGTCACCCTGCACGGCATCTCGTTGAACTGCGACCCCGACCTCGGCGCGTTCGGCGCCATCGTTCCCTGCGGTATCCGTGATGTCGGTTCGACCAGCCTGAGCCAGGAGCTCGGCCGCGAGGTCACCGTCGCCGAGGTCACGCCACGTATCGCCGAATCCGTTCCGGCCGCGCTCAACGGCGAGATCCCGGTCACCGAGCACGATATTCCGCGGGCCGCCACCCCGGCCGACGCGGACCACGCCGCCGCCACCGCGGCACGCGATCCGAAAGGCGCCACAGCATGA
- the lipA gene encoding lipoyl synthase — protein MSESGPETAAKRNHEGPSLMRDGRSMTSAQAPAGRKLLRIEARNAETPIERKPGWIKTRATMGPEYTELKGLVKREGLHTVCEEAGCPNIFECWEDREATFLIGGEQCTRRCDFCQIDTGKPSPLDRDEPRRVAESVQAMGLRYSTITGVARDDLADGGAWLYAETVRAIKNLNPNTGVELLIPDFNAKPDQLAEVFSSRPEVLAHNLETVPRVFKRIRPAFRYERSLEVLTAARADGLVTKSNLILGMGETPEEVTQAMRDLHEAGCDILTITQYLRPSPRHHPVDRWVKPEEFVEHSKVAEDIGFAGVMAGPLVRSSYRAGRLYAQAMEHHGRPIPETMAHLATEGTASQEASAVLERFGSRA, from the coding sequence ATGAGCGAGTCAGGCCCGGAGACGGCAGCGAAGCGTAACCACGAAGGGCCCTCGCTCATGCGCGATGGTCGCAGCATGACCTCCGCCCAAGCCCCCGCCGGCCGCAAACTGCTGCGGATCGAGGCCCGCAACGCCGAGACCCCGATCGAACGCAAACCCGGCTGGATCAAGACCCGCGCCACCATGGGCCCGGAGTACACCGAACTCAAGGGTCTGGTGAAGCGCGAGGGTCTGCACACGGTCTGTGAGGAAGCGGGCTGCCCGAACATCTTCGAATGCTGGGAGGACCGCGAGGCCACCTTCCTGATCGGCGGCGAACAGTGCACCCGGCGCTGCGATTTCTGCCAGATCGATACCGGTAAGCCTTCCCCGCTGGACCGGGACGAACCGCGCCGCGTCGCCGAGAGCGTGCAGGCCATGGGCCTGCGTTACTCCACCATCACCGGTGTCGCTCGCGACGATCTGGCGGACGGCGGCGCCTGGCTCTACGCCGAAACCGTGCGCGCCATCAAGAATCTCAACCCGAATACCGGCGTCGAACTGCTCATCCCCGACTTCAATGCGAAACCGGATCAGCTCGCCGAGGTCTTCTCCTCCCGCCCCGAGGTATTGGCCCACAATCTGGAGACCGTGCCCCGGGTCTTCAAACGGATCCGTCCCGCTTTCCGCTACGAACGCTCGCTCGAAGTCCTCACCGCGGCCCGCGCCGACGGCCTGGTCACCAAATCCAATCTGATCCTCGGTATGGGTGAGACCCCTGAGGAGGTCACCCAGGCCATGCGCGATCTGCACGAGGCGGGCTGCGATATCCTCACCATCACCCAGTATCTGCGCCCCTCGCCGCGCCACCATCCGGTGGACCGCTGGGTCAAACCCGAAGAGTTCGTGGAACATTCGAAGGTCGCCGAGGATATCGGTTTCGCCGGAGTGATGGCGGGCCCGCTGGTCCGTTCCTCCTACCGCGCCGGGCGCCTGTACGCCCAGGCCATGGAACACCACGGCCGTCCGATTCCCGAGACCATGGCGCATCTCGCCACCGAGGGCACCGCCTCCCAGGAGGCCAGCGCCGTCCTGGAACGGTTCGGGTCCCGGGCCTGA
- a CDS encoding putative quinol monooxygenase codes for MLIVAGHLIVDPPARATYLAGCLGVVDQARSAPGCLDFALSADLTDPARINIFERWADRESVEAFRGAGTGAEQSTAIRGASVAEYEIAEIRSLT; via the coding sequence ATGCTGATCGTCGCCGGACATCTCATCGTCGACCCGCCGGCTCGCGCCACCTACCTCGCCGGCTGCCTCGGCGTGGTCGATCAGGCCCGCTCGGCTCCCGGCTGCCTGGATTTCGCGTTGAGCGCCGATCTCACCGATCCCGCGCGCATCAATATCTTCGAGCGCTGGGCCGACCGGGAATCGGTGGAGGCGTTTCGCGGCGCGGGTACCGGCGCGGAGCAGAGTACGGCGATTCGCGGCGCGTCGGTGGCCGAGTACGAGATCGCGGAAATCCGTTCGCTGACCTGA
- a CDS encoding dTDP-glucose 4,6-dehydratase: MSVYLVTGAAGFIGANYVHHLLAREPDARVVAVDYLGFAGNIANLASVSDLLVFENADIADQEAMAAIYRRHRPDYVVNFAAESHNDRAILDPSAFMRSNALGAQVMAECSRLFPVRSHLHVSTIEVYGELADDRPYFTERSPLNAKTPYSAAKAAGDQMVRAYMSTYPDMNIRMTHCANNYGPFQMPEKLIPLAVTNLLRGRKIPVYGDGAQSRDWLHVTDHCDAVHRVLHAELDPIPAAAGTDPGLLPIFDISARCEVTNLEIARSICTALDRDPGEWIEHIPDRPNHDRRYLIEPIKIEAELGWRPTRDFAEGIAETVGWYVENHCWWQQIISVRGELGFDWSRVGPSAVGPAR, translated from the coding sequence ATGTCTGTCTACCTCGTCACCGGTGCCGCAGGTTTCATCGGGGCGAACTACGTGCACCACTTGCTGGCGCGGGAGCCCGACGCCCGAGTCGTGGCCGTCGACTATCTCGGGTTCGCCGGGAATATCGCCAATCTGGCATCGGTATCCGATCTTCTGGTGTTCGAGAACGCCGATATCGCCGATCAGGAGGCGATGGCGGCGATCTACCGGCGCCATCGGCCCGACTATGTGGTGAACTTCGCCGCCGAATCACACAATGACCGCGCGATCCTGGACCCGAGCGCGTTCATGCGCAGCAACGCGCTCGGCGCACAGGTGATGGCGGAATGCAGCAGACTGTTTCCGGTGCGGTCGCATCTGCACGTCTCGACCATCGAGGTGTACGGCGAACTCGCCGACGATCGACCGTATTTCACCGAGCGCAGCCCGTTGAACGCGAAGACCCCCTACAGTGCGGCGAAGGCGGCCGGTGATCAGATGGTTCGCGCCTATATGTCGACCTATCCCGACATGAACATCCGGATGACTCACTGCGCCAACAACTACGGGCCTTTCCAGATGCCCGAGAAGCTGATTCCGCTGGCCGTCACGAATCTGCTGCGCGGCCGCAAGATACCCGTGTACGGGGACGGCGCGCAGTCCCGGGATTGGCTGCACGTGACCGACCACTGCGACGCTGTGCACCGGGTCCTGCACGCGGAGCTGGATCCGATTCCGGCAGCGGCGGGAACCGATCCGGGCCTGCTGCCGATCTTCGACATCTCGGCACGGTGCGAAGTGACCAATCTGGAGATCGCGCGATCTATCTGCACGGCGCTGGATCGTGATCCGGGCGAATGGATCGAGCACATCCCGGATCGCCCGAACCACGACCGCCGGTACCTGATCGAACCGATCAAGATCGAAGCCGAACTGGGGTGGCGGCCCACCCGCGACTTCGCGGAGGGTATCGCGGAGACGGTCGGCTGGTATGTCGAGAACCATTGCTGGTGGCAGCAGATCATCTCGGTCCGGGGTGAGCTCGGGTTCGACTGGAGCAGAGTCGGACCGTCCGCCGTGGGCCCGGCTCGATGA
- a CDS encoding SMP-30/gluconolactonase/LRE family protein, with protein sequence MRRALEIGISLAMLGAALVVPGCAERQFFAATIELPAGFAPEGIAIGSEPVAYLGSRLDGTIYRVDLRTGHGSVLSPGPGTPALGLALDPHGRLFVAGGTGGDARVVDTGTGEVLARYRLGSANTFVNDVVLTPAGAWFTDSYTPVLYHLPLDPSGVLPPPDRVVRLPLSGDIEFVAAAINANGIVGTPDGAGLILVQSATGRLYRVDPVTGAAKSIDLGTESVPYGDGMLWHDGRLLVVQNRLGAVAEVELDDTGARGTIGRRLRDARFDVPTTVAAFEERLYLPNARFTTPPAPGTTYDVVAIGG encoded by the coding sequence ATGCGGCGCGCTCTCGAAATCGGGATCTCCCTCGCGATGCTCGGGGCGGCACTCGTTGTGCCCGGGTGCGCGGAACGGCAGTTCTTCGCCGCCACGATCGAACTACCCGCCGGGTTCGCGCCGGAAGGTATCGCGATCGGATCCGAGCCGGTCGCGTACCTCGGTTCGCGGCTCGACGGGACCATCTACCGGGTGGATCTGCGGACCGGCCACGGTTCGGTCCTGAGTCCGGGTCCGGGTACACCGGCACTCGGACTCGCGCTCGATCCGCACGGCCGGCTGTTCGTCGCCGGGGGTACCGGGGGAGACGCCCGCGTCGTCGACACCGGGACGGGTGAAGTGCTGGCGCGCTACCGGCTCGGATCGGCGAACACGTTCGTCAACGATGTGGTGCTCACACCCGCGGGTGCGTGGTTCACCGATTCGTATACGCCCGTGCTGTACCACCTGCCGCTCGATCCTTCGGGTGTGTTGCCACCGCCCGATCGGGTGGTGCGACTGCCGCTGAGCGGCGATATCGAGTTCGTGGCGGCGGCGATCAACGCCAACGGTATCGTCGGCACGCCGGACGGTGCCGGGCTGATTCTCGTGCAGTCGGCGACGGGGCGGCTCTACCGCGTCGACCCGGTCACCGGTGCGGCGAAATCGATCGACCTCGGCACCGAGTCGGTGCCCTACGGTGACGGAATGCTGTGGCACGACGGCAGATTGCTGGTGGTGCAGAACCGGCTCGGTGCTGTCGCGGAGGTGGAGCTCGACGATACGGGCGCGCGGGGCACGATCGGACGACGCCTACGCGACGCCCGCTTCGACGTCCCGACGACGGTGGCTGCTTTCGAGGAGCGTCTCTACCTGCCCAACGCCCGGTTCACCACACCCCCGGCACCGGGCACCACCTACGACGTCGTCGCGATCGGCGGGTGA
- a CDS encoding NAD(P)-dependent oxidoreductase, with the protein MKIAVVGAAGMVGSRVVAEAARRGHDPVAVIRNGRPVALPPGVVTVRGDANDRSRMGELFVGADAVVVATRPVPGQEHGVAATTRALLDAAAASGIRVLVVGGAAPLRNPAHPDRLVLDSPEYVPEPIRTIAGASVAQLDACRDHPADWVYLSPPALLEPGTRTGTYRRGTTTLLVDAAGNSRISAEDLAVAILDELENSGGVEHFTVGY; encoded by the coding sequence ATGAAGATCGCTGTCGTGGGTGCCGCCGGTATGGTCGGCTCCCGGGTCGTCGCCGAAGCCGCCCGTCGTGGACACGACCCGGTGGCCGTCATCCGGAACGGGCGTCCGGTCGCACTGCCGCCCGGAGTGGTCACCGTCCGGGGCGACGCGAACGACCGCTCCCGCATGGGCGAACTGTTCGTCGGCGCGGATGCTGTCGTGGTCGCGACCCGGCCGGTGCCCGGGCAGGAGCACGGGGTGGCCGCGACCACGCGCGCACTGCTCGACGCGGCGGCCGCGAGCGGTATCCGCGTCCTCGTCGTGGGCGGGGCCGCGCCCCTGCGGAACCCGGCGCATCCCGACAGGCTCGTCCTCGACAGCCCCGAGTACGTCCCCGAGCCGATCCGGACCATCGCGGGCGCCAGTGTCGCGCAATTGGATGCCTGCCGCGACCATCCGGCCGACTGGGTCTACCTGAGTCCCCCCGCCCTGCTCGAACCCGGAACCCGTACGGGAACCTACCGTCGTGGCACCACCACGCTCCTGGTCGATGCTGCCGGAAACTCCCGTATCTCGGCCGAGGATCTCGCTGTCGCGATTCTGGACGAGCTCGAGAATTCCGGTGGCGTAGAGCATTTCACGGTCGGCTACTAG
- a CDS encoding EamA family transporter, with the protein MKSSVVHRVFDGTGGPRGGDLSRAALTAFAPIAWGTTYIVTTELLPPGHPLFAGLLRALPAGLIALAITRTLPRGAWWGKAAVLGILNIGLLFPLLFIAAERLPGGVAGTLAAAQPLVVAVLAVAVLHESPSAWRMAWGAIGLVGVGLVVLGPAAGLDAVGVAAGLGGAASMALGLTLTKRWGRPTGVTPTAFAGWQLTAGGVFLLPLTIFAEGAPPPIDLPAALGYLWLGLFGGLVAYVLWFRGVTTLPVNSVAILTLFSPLVAAGLGAVLLGQTLGPIQLVGFGLSLAAIVAGQLPVPTRRPGTFLALASKEKSR; encoded by the coding sequence GTGAAAAGTTCAGTCGTACACAGGGTTTTCGACGGGACCGGTGGACCCCGTGGAGGCGATCTGTCGCGCGCCGCGCTCACCGCGTTCGCGCCGATCGCCTGGGGCACGACCTATATCGTCACCACCGAACTCCTCCCACCCGGACATCCGCTGTTCGCGGGCCTGCTGCGGGCGCTACCGGCCGGGCTGATCGCCCTCGCGATCACCCGGACGCTGCCGCGCGGAGCCTGGTGGGGCAAGGCCGCCGTCCTCGGGATACTCAATATCGGCCTGCTGTTCCCGTTGCTGTTCATCGCGGCCGAGCGACTGCCCGGTGGTGTCGCCGGCACCCTCGCGGCCGCGCAACCGCTGGTCGTCGCGGTGCTGGCGGTGGCCGTTCTGCACGAGAGTCCCTCGGCGTGGCGGATGGCCTGGGGTGCGATCGGACTGGTGGGTGTCGGTCTGGTGGTACTCGGACCGGCCGCGGGTCTCGACGCGGTCGGAGTCGCCGCCGGTCTGGGCGGCGCCGCCTCGATGGCACTCGGTCTGACACTCACCAAACGCTGGGGACGGCCCACCGGGGTGACGCCGACCGCCTTCGCCGGCTGGCAGCTCACCGCGGGCGGGGTGTTCCTGCTTCCGCTCACGATCTTCGCGGAGGGGGCGCCCCCGCCGATCGATCTGCCGGCCGCCCTCGGATATCTGTGGCTCGGCCTGTTCGGCGGACTGGTCGCGTATGTCCTGTGGTTCCGCGGCGTCACCACCCTCCCGGTGAACTCCGTCGCGATCCTCACTCTCTTCTCGCCGCTGGTGGCCGCCGGGCTCGGCGCCGTCCTCCTCGGCCAGACTCTCGGCCCGATCCAGCTCGTGGGATTCGGCCTCTCGCTGGCCGCGATCGTCGCGGGCCAGCTTCCCGTGCCGACTCGTCGGCCCGGTACGTTCCTCGCTCTCGCATCGAAGGAGAAATCGCGATGA
- a CDS encoding LysR family transcriptional regulator, producing the protein MELQQLRYVLAVAETNNFTRAAQRCLVVQSALSHQIARLEKELGAKLFERTSRRVRLTPAGEAFLPAARQCLDAAERAAAAAAAAVGEVRGRLAVGLIPSVTAVDLPEALREFRARYPHVRISLRVGASDELSAQVQEGVLDVAFLGLPTTTQPHGVAGRELARDRLVAVVATEHPLAHETSVDLSRLSTETFVDLPAGTAGRAQSDLAFTAAGLDRDVAFEVSSADYIARLVEQDLGVAMLPSAYVPQLTGVVTVEISDAPARVEYLVWSHTTHTPAAAAFLTILDIP; encoded by the coding sequence ATGGAGCTCCAACAACTGCGCTACGTGCTGGCAGTCGCCGAGACGAACAATTTCACCCGGGCCGCTCAGCGCTGCCTGGTCGTCCAGTCCGCGCTCAGCCACCAGATCGCCCGCCTGGAAAAAGAACTCGGCGCGAAACTGTTCGAACGCACCAGCCGAAGAGTCCGGTTGACCCCCGCCGGGGAAGCATTTCTCCCGGCCGCCCGCCAATGCCTCGACGCAGCCGAACGCGCGGCCGCGGCGGCCGCGGCAGCCGTCGGCGAGGTCCGCGGCCGGCTCGCGGTCGGGCTGATCCCCTCGGTCACCGCCGTCGACCTACCCGAGGCACTCCGCGAGTTCCGGGCCCGCTACCCGCATGTACGCATCAGCCTGCGGGTAGGTGCCAGCGACGAACTCTCCGCCCAGGTCCAGGAAGGTGTGCTGGACGTGGCGTTCCTGGGGCTGCCCACGACCACACAGCCGCACGGGGTGGCCGGCCGCGAACTGGCCCGCGACCGGTTGGTCGCCGTCGTCGCTACCGAGCACCCGCTCGCCCACGAGACATCGGTCGACCTGTCGCGGCTCTCGACCGAGACGTTCGTGGACCTACCGGCCGGGACGGCCGGCCGCGCCCAATCGGACCTGGCCTTCACCGCCGCCGGCCTCGACCGCGACGTCGCCTTCGAGGTGTCCTCCGCGGACTACATCGCCCGGCTGGTCGAACAGGATCTCGGCGTCGCCATGCTCCCCTCCGCGTACGTCCCACAGCTCACCGGAGTAGTGACGGTCGAAATCTCCGACGCACCGGCCCGGGTCGAATACCTCGTCTGGAGCCACACCACCCACACCCCGGCGGCCGCGGCCTTCCTCACCATTCTGGACATCCCATGA
- a CDS encoding type II toxin-antitoxin system VapB family antitoxin has protein sequence MTKTLIDIPDELMEQARQITGGATKTETVRTALRLLVRQQQQHDAIAWFADHEPFLSEEEVAAESNQQPPQ, from the coding sequence ATGACCAAAACATTGATCGATATTCCGGACGAACTGATGGAGCAGGCCAGACAGATCACCGGCGGAGCGACGAAGACGGAGACCGTGCGCACCGCCCTGCGACTGCTCGTCCGCCAGCAGCAGCAGCATGACGCTATCGCGTGGTTCGCCGATCACGAACCATTCCTATCCGAGGAAGAAGTCGCCGCAGAAAGCAACCAGCAGCCACCACAGTGA
- a CDS encoding PIN domain-containing protein produces MTSTVRALYLVDHSAVARIQRHVPVREAFDRLNAAAAVICSCAVTTDEAAFSARNPDELHKILHIYTEAFRYLPMDPAIDPIVRSIRQQLWAAGQGRSAQATDILIAATAVHYGATILHYDKHFELISAAYPGLRQRWIAPRGSVS; encoded by the coding sequence GTGACCTCGACAGTTCGCGCCCTGTACCTGGTCGACCACAGTGCTGTCGCCCGCATCCAGCGCCACGTTCCGGTACGCGAGGCATTCGACCGGCTCAACGCCGCGGCCGCGGTGATCTGCTCCTGCGCCGTCACCACCGACGAAGCGGCATTCAGCGCCCGCAACCCCGACGAGCTCCACAAGATCCTGCACATCTACACCGAGGCGTTCCGCTACCTGCCGATGGACCCCGCCATCGACCCGATAGTCCGCTCCATCCGACAGCAACTGTGGGCAGCGGGCCAAGGGCGGTCCGCCCAGGCCACCGATATTCTCATTGCGGCCACCGCGGTGCATTACGGCGCCACCATCCTGCACTACGACAAACACTTCGAACTGATATCCGCCGCATACCCCGGTCTACGGCAGCGTTGGATCGCTCCCCGCGGCTCGGTGTCGTGA